Proteins found in one Prosthecobacter fusiformis genomic segment:
- a CDS encoding HNH endonuclease, with protein sequence MKHTVTDAAVQEYAERLRKSVPLGNLFPGKMSDCEFTPEQREVIRSARVESKAMSKIIQGEATKEIPPVTIEPVKAEAKEKPLTKLRKMLYLQGGRCFFCSQLLLEEEASIEHLLPISLGGQRIESNEVVCHKSLNETFGHLDLKRKVEFIIRSSGSLKCPKN encoded by the coding sequence ATGAAACATACCGTCACTGATGCAGCGGTTCAGGAATATGCTGAGCGCCTCCGTAAAAGCGTACCACTGGGGAATTTATTCCCAGGGAAAATGTCCGATTGTGAATTCACACCGGAGCAACGGGAGGTCATTCGCAGTGCCAGGGTCGAAAGCAAAGCGATGAGCAAGATCATCCAGGGAGAGGCTACAAAAGAAATACCTCCGGTAACGATTGAACCGGTCAAGGCAGAGGCAAAAGAGAAGCCGCTCACCAAGTTGCGCAAGATGCTCTACTTGCAGGGAGGGCGCTGCTTTTTTTGCAGTCAGTTGTTGTTAGAAGAGGAGGCCAGCATTGAGCATCTGCTACCGATCTCCCTTGGAGGACAGCGAATTGAAAGCAATGAAGTTGTTTGCCACAAATCACTGAATGAAACTTTCGGGCATCTGGATTTGAAACGGAAAGTGGAATTTATT